In Fusobacterium hwasookii, a single window of DNA contains:
- the cas2 gene encoding CRISPR-associated endonuclease Cas2: MKRNINLFKCGGDKMYVVAVYDISLDEKGSRNWRKIFGICKRYLHHIQNSVFEGELSEVDIQRLKYEVSKYIRDDLDSFIIFKSRNERWMEKEMLGLQEDKTDNFL, translated from the coding sequence GTGAAAAGAAATATAAATCTTTTCAAATGTGGTGGTGATAAAATGTATGTAGTTGCAGTGTATGATATTTCATTAGATGAAAAAGGTAGTCGAAATTGGAGAAAAATTTTTGGAATTTGTAAAAGATATCTTCACCATATTCAAAACTCTGTCTTTGAAGGAGAATTATCAGAAGTTGATATTCAAAGATTAAAATATGAAGTTTCAAAATATATTAGAGATGATTTAGATTCTTTTATAATTTTTAAATCAAGAAATGAAAGATGGATGGAAAAAGAAATGCTAGGTTTACAAGAAGATAAAACTGATAATTTCTTATAA
- the cas1b gene encoding type I-B CRISPR-associated endonuclease Cas1b, whose protein sequence is MKRSFFLYSNGTLKRKDNTITFINEKDEKRDIPIEMVDDFYVMSEMSFNTKFINYISQFGIPIHFFNYYTFYTGSFYPREINISGQLLVKQVEHYTNEQKRVEIAREFIEGASFNIYRNLRYYNGRGKDLKLYMDQIEELRKHLKEVNNVEELMGYEGNIRKIYYEAWNIIVNQEIDFEKRVKNPPDNMINSLISFVNTLFYTRVLGEIYKTQLNPTVSYLHQPSTRRFSLSLDISEVFKPLIVDRLIFSLLNKNQITEKSFVKDFEYLRLKEDASKLIVQEFEDRLKQIITHKDLNRKISYQYLVRLECYKLIKHLLGEKKYKSFQMWW, encoded by the coding sequence ATGAAAAGAAGTTTTTTTCTTTATAGTAATGGAACATTGAAAAGAAAAGACAATACTATAACATTTATTAATGAAAAAGATGAAAAAAGGGATATTCCTATTGAAATGGTAGATGATTTTTATGTTATGTCTGAAATGAGTTTTAATACTAAATTTATCAATTACATCTCACAATTTGGTATTCCAATACATTTTTTTAATTATTATACTTTTTATACAGGAAGTTTTTATCCAAGAGAAATAAATATTTCAGGACAACTTTTAGTAAAACAAGTTGAGCATTATACAAATGAACAAAAAAGAGTAGAGATAGCTAGGGAATTTATAGAAGGTGCTTCATTTAATATTTATCGTAATTTGAGATACTATAATGGTAGAGGAAAAGATTTAAAACTTTATATGGATCAAATAGAAGAACTAAGAAAGCATTTAAAAGAGGTAAATAATGTTGAAGAATTAATGGGATATGAAGGAAACATTAGAAAAATTTATTATGAGGCTTGGAATATTATTGTAAACCAAGAAATAGATTTTGAAAAAAGAGTTAAAAATCCTCCTGATAATATGATTAATTCTTTAATATCATTTGTAAATACTCTTTTTTATACAAGAGTATTAGGAGAAATTTACAAGACACAACTAAACCCTACTGTAAGCTATTTACACCAACCTAGTACAAGAAGATTTTCTCTTTCACTTGATATTTCAGAAGTATTCAAACCATTGATAGTGGATAGATTAATTTTTTCATTATTAAATAAAAATCAAATTACAGAAAAAAGCTTTGTAAAAGATTTTGAATATTTAAGATTAAAAGAAGATGCTTCTAAACTTATTGTTCAAGAATTTGAAGATAGATTAAAACAAATAATAACTCATAAGGACTTAAATAGAAAAATATCTTATCAATATTTAGTAAGACTTGAATGTTATAAACTCATTAAACATTTATTAGGTGAAAAGAAATATAAATCTTTTCAAATGTGGTGGTGA
- the cas4 gene encoding CRISPR-associated protein Cas4, translated as MDKDITGLMVYYYEVCKRKLWYFINEIQLEENNSNVILGKLLEENTYTRDEKKINIDGVINIDFIRSKKILHEIKKSNSIEPASLLQVQYYLYYLEKKGLIGLKGILDYPLLKQTVEVNLTDKDRENLDNIIIGIKEILRKESPPTLEKKSICKKCAYFDLCFV; from the coding sequence ATGGATAAGGATATAACTGGATTGATGGTTTATTATTATGAAGTTTGTAAAAGAAAGTTATGGTATTTTATAAATGAAATTCAACTTGAAGAAAATAATTCAAATGTTATTCTAGGAAAACTTTTAGAAGAAAATACTTATACAAGAGATGAGAAAAAAATCAATATAGATGGAGTTATAAATATTGATTTTATTCGTTCAAAAAAGATATTGCACGAAATTAAGAAAAGTAATTCAATAGAGCCAGCTTCTTTGCTACAAGTCCAATATTATTTGTATTATTTAGAGAAAAAAGGATTAATTGGATTAAAAGGAATTTTGGATTATCCATTATTGAAGCAAACAGTTGAAGTTAATTTAACAGATAAAGATAGAGAAAATTTAGATAATATAATAATAGGAATAAAAGAGATTTTGAGAAAAGAAAGTCCTCCAACATTAGAGAAGAAAAGTATTTGTAAAAAATGTGCTTATTTTGATTTATGTTTTGTATAG